In Anolis carolinensis isolate JA03-04 chromosome 4, rAnoCar3.1.pri, whole genome shotgun sequence, the genomic window ttcagtggagacaccttttccccatgacaactctttcaggagtacaTTTTATTAAGGTACATGGGCTAAGTTCCTACAGGATTACTACTATGTATgtgttgaaaaggaaaaaaaacaccttGATTAATCACAATTCTCAGGTTGTGTAATTGGACTAACTATCTGGTTGTGGGTCACTTCCTAAGGGTATAATTGCAGAGTGTTTCGTATGTAACACTAGGCTTACTGAAGGTTTGCTCCAGGGTGGAAGCTCTTGACTTGCTGCCCATTTTGAAACTGCAAGCATTGCCTTCTCTGGACAAGAAAGAAGATATACTCTTGTGATGGACAGCATATGCATGAAGTAATGCAAAGGACTATGTGTAAGTGTCCACAGGAAGACTTTGACTGTTTATGCTGAAGTTGCTGTATTCATATTTTGGGACTCTGATACTCAAGAgttaatttttaaattcttcatCTATTTTGTGTTGCTCAATTTTCTTTTGGATTaagttttcttcttgtttgttcgCTGGCCTGCACGCATACACAAACTGCAACAATTTTCCCTATCCCTTTGTGTTGTCTCAtcccctttcttaactatgagtcatttgtaaattagttgtttgtaactcagggactgcctttatggctaatttTTCTTTACAAAAAAGATGCAGAGAAGGGATGGTggtataattattgtatttccaCTGGAAGGGCTAACTAGATGCCATCTTTGTGAGATGGATATTTATGGGTGTATTTATAAAACACAGGGCCCTAGACTCAgggccttccatacagccatataatccagaatatcaaggcaaaatcctacaatatctgtttgagtggggttatctgagttcacacggccatatattccaaatcaaagcagaaaatgtaggattttattcagctgtgtgaaaaggGCCTCAggcagcttggagaagagaaatggCACTTCCAGTCTCCCTCTCCCTGCCCCCCATTTTCCTCTCAATTTACTGAAGGAAGGCTCTGACTGAAGCCTGAAGCATTTTTCCCTCTCCCTCGAACAGCTAACAAAGTGCCTTGGAGGAGGAATCCCTCTTCCCCTCCCCAAACAACACCTAAGGGTTATCTACCCatggaacaccctgaaaatgttgaggaacactggaataaactgaagacctctATCATTACAGCCTGTGAATAaatcattggataccaaactaaaaaaaaaaatcaagattagTTAGCTGAGAATTATAATGAGatacaacaaataaaatataagaaaaggAAAACCTTCAAAATATTGCAAAGAGACATTAACTGTTCCGCTAAGAAAAAAGATCTATGCTCGTGCAAAAGCTGAAATACAAAGAAGAACTAGAGAACtggtgaccaaaaaaaaaaaaagttccagaAACTCAGCACTTTGCAGTTGTTCACAATGCACAaggatttttaaaagccacaaaggTCATTTATGGTCCATCAAATCATGGCATATAGCCTCTATGTTCATTTGTTATACTTTAGAACCAAAATTCTAAAGAACAAAAAAATCAATGCACTATATTGGAAATATTATTACCATCACCTCCTTACTCACAGTTCCAGTGTGGCTGAAGAGTTTTgttcacaaatcccacaacaacaaaccagggataagCTTGTAGCAGTAGTTTGAAAAAGGTCAGTAAAGCCATTTagtaatttaaaaataacaaagctaGCAGACCTGATGGAATCCCTTCTTTCTATAGCCCAAGCTGGCACAAGAACTCCATAACCTTAGTGAAAAAATGTGGATCACCACGAAGATCACAGCAGACTTCAGGGATGTCATTCCCTGGAGGACAGACTGTGAGAACTATTGAGGTATCTCCTCTTTACCCTTCATCAGAAAAAATCCTTGCAAGCCTTCTGCCTCTTTCATAGGACATACTCCCTGAATCCCAAAATgacttctgcccctccagaggaacaattGATATGATTTTCATTGCATGACTTCTCCAAGAAAAATGTAGAGAATATGGACAAGCCTTgttcatggcattcattgacattGCAAAGGCCTTCGACATGGTGAATCATAAtgtctctggaccatcctcttgataatcagatgccctgataaatttgtgaacaccCTGTGGCAACACCACAAAGACATGGTGGCGGCAGTTTTAGACAGCAACAGTTCCTGAAGAGACCCATTTAAAATgtgatcaggtgtcaaacagggatgcgtGATTGCCCCAacattattttctatcttcatcacATGATTCAACATCTATATGTGCGAACAAACTTGCAGCTACCTGTACACGTAGATTAGGTGCCTTAGCAGTATTGTAAAGAACTACattgtagttttgccagttcagtAACTATTCAACATGTGAATATTTTAATTGCTTTCTCCTGCACCAGTATAGGTCAATTAGCAGAACTATTTCTATAACAgatgggaaaggaggaagggagaggtCACACACCTGAATTCCTACCTGGGGAGATCTAATCCAGGATATAATACTCTGCTTTCATATAAAATGTAATATGAAATTCAGCAAATGACTCTGAGgcttttcctctttatttataaGGAGTGGCAGGACTATCCTTTTGGAGGCACTTAAGTGCAGAATAAGACAGGGCCAGCTTGAATATCTTGTCACAAATCCATGTGCATAAATCCTGCTAAATTATAGTCTCAACCCATTGTTTGAATGTTGTCTTTATAATGAAATCTAATTGTAAGTGGGAGGAGAAAAAATGGGTTTCCTAAGGACATTCTCAAATAAGTGGTGCTTGAAATATTTGTCACCGCACCAGATTGACAGTAACAGCTCATACTGAGAAGCCGAGTCCAAAGAGTCAACTGCAAAGTTCTTATGAAAGCAAACTTTTcaagaataaaataattaatgcTAATATTACTAGTTAATTATCTAATTTTTAAATTAGAGAATAGATTCAACAGAGTCATGTTAATCATAAGAAGTATCTTGGACACCATTgaatttctgattttattttgctaTTACTGTTTGGAGGcattcattttaatgtttttttgtcTTCGGAAAAATGTTGCTGGGAAAATAGTGCTTGTCACAGGATCTGCAAATGGAATTGGAAGAGAGATTTCCATAAATTTGGCACGTCTTGGTTCCATCCTCATTCTCTGGGATATTGACGAAGAAGGTAACAGTAAAACAGCAGATCTTGCCAAAGCCAATGGAGCTCTGGCTGTTTATACCTACAAGTGTGACCTGCGCAAAAGAGAAGAAATATACACAGTGGCAGAACAGGTAAAGCTTTATTTATGGTTCAAAAATGGCATGTATAACTATTGCACTTTTAATCAAACACGTGTTTGGAAAATTGAACTGGGGAAATTATTTGATTATTCTTTCAGTCAGGGATGCCTCCAGTTGATAAGACAGGTAAGAGAAAGAACGTATATGTAAAACATATTAGGCTGCAGCCATAATAACTAGCTTTTGgaagatttcatttcatttcacttcCCATTTTGATGACAATTTATCCAATGTGCCAAATATTATGTGGATTCAAATGCAAACATTTTTGGAGGCTTTTGGATAATTGTAATAATGAATATAACAAAGCTTGGTAAATAAAAGGTTATTTGCCCAGTGACAAAATTCCAGTTCCACAACAGGGTGTGGCTTTTGTGattattttaaacaataaaataagacATTTTAATAATTGGGCAGTTTTTACATCCTTTGTTCATCTTCCTTCCTCCTATACACATAGTTTCAAACTTTATTCAGTTTCTCCTTCTCTCCGCCGCCCTTCTGCCTTAAATAGCCCTTTAtggaaaaaggaaatgcaaaattCATTTAACAAAACAAATGAAGTCTGTATGTTAACTAACACCTTTGAAAAATGTTCATATATACTCTacacatgtacaggcagtcccctagttacaaacatctgatgtacaaatgactcattgttacaaacaggggtgagacaacaggaactgagagaaatctacccctcagaaagggaaattcacttctgaaagagttatcatgggtaaGATGTGTCGCCACTGAAGCTctttcaccaatccttatttctacAACAAGCCTTTTTTTCAGAATCCAATGATCACATGAATAGAAAGTGAGgtgcaatcttctgaacagggcacagacagcaaaacaaacaacacgtgggtattaacccttccatattctatccaaagctaaagaatatatattttggcTGAAGTTCACTTTAAAATTGTttcaatttacaaacaaattctacTTAAAAACAACCAGTAGCTCACCTTGACATCAGACAGGCATTGAAGGaggagaacctatcttgttcctatCTAATTTGGAAATTGCCTGTTTATAGTTGGGCATCTGAAGGTAAGGTCTGTGTCATCTAAATTGATAATTCTTCATACGAACGTAACTTTTGAATGAAGTAGAtcatggcctcatctacactgatccCTGCTTCAGAGTTGATCTGGTGTGCTAGATGCTGGATGCTGAATTGGActcaaaaggattcccccaggtgggAGATGGGAGGGAATCCCCACTAACCAATGTTGCCAAACAGGGTTCGGCGCCACTAGGGGGAAACCTTACACTTCTTTTCCTTGGCCCCTGTGTCATAATGGTGTCCAACTATCACACACCACTTACCTTTTCTCAGTAGCTCACCTTGACATCAGACAGGCACTGAAGGAGGAGAAGAGACAGAGAGGAGAAAATCCCCCCTACTGTCATGGTTGCTGTCAAGGTGAATAACAGGAAAAAGATAGGTGTCATCTCATGACTGGAGACTGTCACACCAAGGGAGGTGAAGGGGcagagatggccatctgtttcaCAGGCCATCTGAATGTAGGGAAAGTGGGGTGGCAGTCAGGACAATTACAGCCACTTCTGGTTTAGAAATGTCTCATCTGTCCTTATTGCCAATAAGTCAGCAGAAAACCCAAATTCTGGAGCAAGATTTCAAATTTCCCCCAACTTTGGATAACATTAGCGTGGCCGTGCCCAACATTACCATAGATCAGCAATATGCTGTTTCACTTCTATACCAATCAAAAGTGgaaagtgtagatgtacccaaatTGTGTAAAGTTTTTGAATTTGGTAAAGCCAAAAATTGATGTCATTTGTGTTTAATACAATTGTTTATGCCGGATTAAGCAACCTCCAGGGGTCATTAGTGCTGTCTCACAAGACCCCATAGAAGACTCCTAGGGACTCAGTGCTACTCTTTACCTTACCCTTGTATAGGCTACTTTAATAAATCAGGGTAAGTATTGAACATGACTACTcaatatttcctttttatttttttaggttAAAAGGGAAGTGGGTGATGTAGAAATCTTAATCAACAATGCAGGTGTTCTGAAAGgaaagacttttgttgatcttcTTGACTCAGATATGGAAGAAACATTAGAAGTGAACACTGCTGCTCATTTCTGGgtaattttttcccctttaaaacTACATAGGATTGTTTTACCAGTAAATATGTGGTTGAAGTTTGGCAtttggcatagtggtttgagtataaGACTATAATTCTGGATTATTGGACTTTGATTTCATGGCGAATTCCCACATTGCCATGAAAACCCAACAGTTTGTTTTGGAAAGACCATACACAATTATTCTCAGAAGGTACCGTAATAGTGGGCACATCTACAGTGGCCCTTTATCACAGTGGTGATCAGCCCCATGGCAGCTGAATGAAACATGGAAGTTTTTCAGGCTAACATAGGTCAGGTCTGCTTATCATGGACTTGCTCTAAATTCTCCCCCATGAGTCTGGAGAAAACCATGCAATCTTGGAGTCTGAAGCATTGTGTCTTGAACTTCCCTGGCtctatcctggaagcatcctacgacggagcccagagaacatgggaggcttcctgtgttctcattgcttAAAATGGGGGCAGTGCAGGGAGAAACTGGGTGGTGATGCTTTCCCCCGTGTGATGGGGTAAGCAGTGATGCATATGATGTGGGGTATAGGGCGACAGTTTCtctgctgccccacagattcaTTATGCTAcccagcaacccccccccccccaactgtcaTCTGCATTTGGGGCCTAGATGTTATGAGCTCCTTAAAGGCCACAGTGGGTATGAGGCTGACACATAGCATTTTGGACATTTATGAAGGAGGTGGTCAGAATCTGGAATCCCAGAGCCTGGTGTTCTGGATCTCTTCGAATGGAAGATCTCCCTTGCTACTCTATCAATCTTGCTTAATACCACACAGGACTGATATGATACAGAAACACATGACAAGCCAGGCAGACATGTGGTGGTAATGAGATACATTCTCTTTTTATAACATTAAGTCCACTTCCTTCACAACAAAAAATATGGGGGAAATCCAACTATTGTATTTTGTTCATTGCATATTTTCAGATACTACTTATGTTCAATTTTCATCATTATGAATTACAAGTATGGTGTTACTTTTTTAATATACTACTTCCCAGCATGGAGTAAATTGGCATAAAGACCCCGAAGAAGTAAGCCACCGTATGTCCTTTACTGTAATGTTTTATTTCTTGAATCTGAAAAGGCAAATACAAAACATGCCTAATATTGCATGTCTGATATTAAGCATGTCCAATTTTAATAATGATTTACTAATTGTGTCACAGACTTGCAAAGCCTTTCTTCCAGCCATGATTGATCGCAATGAAGGTCATTTGGTTTCTATTGCTAGTGTAGGAGCACTAGCAGGGAGCAATAAACTTACAGGTCAGTAAGCGATATATTTCTTCTTTCTCCATGCTATCAAAGCATAGATTCAAGGAAAACTAGTATAACTGGAATTTAGTCTGTGCAAACCATAGCATCTTAATTTAGGAGAAAATTGGGGAAACATACAATTAGATTAatgagccagtgtggtgcagctatttgagtgttggactaggacttcaGTAGAAATGGGTCACATATCCACCcgcccatggaaacccattgggtggccttAGACTAGTCTTTTTTAGCCTCGGAGGACAGAGACATACCTCTTTAAAATCTTGTTAACTTTTTCCAGAGACTTTGTAGATGAAATATGTGGCCATACACAGCAGATGccccaaacagaatacatatttGTATCAGTCTTATTTAGGCTTAAGCATATttgagctctggcgtggactggtccatgaggtcacgaagagtcggagacgactaaacgactgagcagcagcatattTGAAGATAATCacagctatatttcagaaaaatgtGTGAAGTTTGACTTACTGCAAAAGAAGGAAACATCTATAAAGAAACACACAGAATATTAAAACTGAGAAAATAGCATGTCGTGATTTTTATGTGGTTAGCATGCATGCTATGACTTCGTTCCTTTTCAGAAGGCCATGGTTTTCAAGGGGAGAGGGGTAAGTTTTGGAAGGGAATATTTAAATATGAAGTACTTGCAATTCACAGGAAAAATTGTAACAAATGTCACTCCTGAACATTTATATAAGCCATCAGAACACAACCTGTAAAATAGTTCTATTGTTCTTTATGCTGCCAACACATTTCAGAAGCTTCCACAATTATTTTCAGAATCTATTAGAGGTGTGTATGTAAACACTCTCCTCTCCTCCTTAGTCATTAAGTAGTCTATTTTCCTTTGTCCAGTACTTTTTAAAGGTATTTCTATTATTTTAGCATGAATTTCTGGAAGTCAACTGCAAAAATATCAGTTGAATGTAGCAACAATTTCCTACTCCAATGTTGGTTGCATATTTGCTTGTATTGTGCTTAAGTCTATTTTTGAGACAATGTTAAAAATGTCATCTGCCTTCATATTTTTCACATTAGTTCTATACATTTGattaaaaatataacattttcATCCTTTTGGTTCTTTTTCCTGAATGTTTCAGATTATAGTGCAAGTAAGTCTGCAGCATTTGGATTTTTGGAATCACTTGCTTTTGAAATGAGAGCTGCAGGAAAGAAAGGCATTAAAACCACAATTGTCTTACCTCCATATGTCTACACACAATTGGTTACAGGAGTACAAACAATGTAAGTACTGAATTTAAGGAGTGGCACTTTCACAGATGTTACCATTATCTAAGCACAGAGCTCAGATACATATAATGGGATCTGTGATTTATCAAGAATTGCATTTGTAATCGGGGTGGGGCCTCATATACATGTAC contains:
- the LOC100555957 gene encoding epidermal retinol dehydrogenase 2 — translated: MLILLVNYLIFKLENRFNRVMLIIRSILDTIEFLILFCYYCLEAFILMFFCLRKNVAGKIVLVTGSANGIGREISINLARLGSILILWDIDEEGNSKTADLAKANGALAVYTYKCDLRKREEIYTVAEQVKREVGDVEILINNAGVLKGKTFVDLLDSDMEETLEVNTAAHFWTCKAFLPAMIDRNEGHLVSIASVGALAGSNKLTDYSASKSAAFGFLESLAFEMRAAGKKGIKTTIVLPPYVYTQLVTGVQTIRPFILPILDVGDAGKKIVDGILKEKLYVVLPSYARFIALKIFLPNKVVFLLVQYLGFFNNLDHFRGEVRRGQTTKD